The window AAGTCTTCAAATTGAATCGAGATGGAGAGTAGCTTACCAAATCACATGCAGCTCGAATAGCCGCCGGAGTTGCCGGAAATCACAGAAAACCCGTCAAGAAAGTAAAACTACCGCTAGTTGAATCTCCTCTCTCAGCCGTCGATTGAATGAGCTACCACCACCTTCGTGTCGGCGATGATGAGAGGAAGCTATTGGTGCCGCTACGTCGTCGATCGGTGGCCGGACGACAGAGAAACAACCATCGGGTCGGTTGGCGACCTGCTTTGGGTCCGAGAGCTTCGTTCTCTCTCTCTCTCTCTCTCGTGCCTTCTCGTGCCTTCTTCCTTTTCATCTAAAGTTGAAAACAACAGCCAAGATCAAACGGTGATTGAGATCGACGGTCCATATTGCATTTCTTAAATATTAATATATATACTTTTCAAAACAACATAACTTCTAAAATTCATAAAAACTATATTAGGTATCTCAAAAATCTACCGAAGATTCTTACGAATACGAACTCGTCGTATCGTGTACTTTATTATCCAAGTCTTAACTCAAGGACTTGACCTTGTAATTTTTTTTTCACAGATTTCTTTGAGCACATTTTTAAAATCGTTGAGATCGATAAACTATTTACCAAACGACCTCAAACTAAGCTCGTAAAATTTTCCGAGTGTTACAACCAAGTTGCGCCGCTGGAACCCGATTATGCTCCTTCTGCATCAATTCGATTCCCGAAACCGCAAACCAGCACCTCTAGTGCTTCGAACCCCGATACCGCTCTTCATCGAGGGACCACCATACCCTGAACACCGAAAGTCGTCCACAAGGACATAAGGACGACGTTGCCACCTCGATGCACTAAACCCTAGATGTTTGGGGAGCTCCAAAAAGAAAATGGGAGCAATATTCGAGTTTGTCTACTATACAGATGTGTACTGTATACAAACTCAAAAAGTGGTTCACTTACTTCTATTTAAAGGCATACAAAAGGCATTTTGAGGGGATAATTGTCATTGTTATATTTTCAAGCAATGATAGCCACATATTTAGTTTGTATGGTATGCATTTGTATACTATAATTTTCTGCACTATTCTCAAATTATTTTGGTTTTGATGTTGCATATACTTCACACCTCCAACACCTTGATCAGAGATCAATGCATTGTATTGCACATACTGGTAGTGAAATTAAGAGAAGATCAATGGAGCCACTCTAAATACTTAACACATAAAATTCTTCAAATAAAATTCATAATAACTAAATCTTTCTAAAATTAATGTGGATAGTGCTTTTCTAAGGAGACTGGTTGTGGTGACGCAATGGAGTACTAGTGAGGAATGATTCTGGCATGGGTATTGATGCATTGGCAAGGCGTTTTCCACATGCACACTTGGAGGTGTGTAGAGATAGTGATGCAGTACAAGATTTTAGCCAAATTCAATAAAGAATCTCGAAACGAAAGAAACATCATCACATTAAGAAGAATGATTTGAATATTAGAAATTTGTATTCAAGTAAGCTTCTTAATGATGGAATTAACCATAAATTACTTTTGGATATATCGGGATTTCCAAGCAAAAAGACATATTCTGGATTGTGAATCGGATTGGAGCAAATTTTAGTCAAAACATCCGTTTGGAACGCATGATACATTTCCAGTATGGGAACGACGAGATCTACAAGACTCACTTTAGTGTGTCCTATCAGATTTAAGCTAGTAGGTAAATTGACATGGAAAGTGACTCTGCCATCCTTATTGCTGCTCTCAAGAGTGAGGAGAGAAGAATTTCACTTTAGTGAGTCTTATCAGATTTAAGTGAGTCATATCAGAATTTCACTTGAGTGAGTCCTATCAGATTTAAGTGAGTCCTATCAGAATTTCACTTTAGTGAGTCCTATAAGATTTAAGCTAGTAGGTAAATTGACATTGAAAGAGGCTCTGCCATCCTTATTGTTGCTCTCAAGAGTGAGGAGAGAAGAATTTCACGGAGGTAAGTCAAGTTTTAGAAGTTATTGTTTATGTATAGCTCGAGATATAGGTGTCATGTCACCCCGATACAAAACTTTACCATTAATATAATAAATGAAGTCGGTCGTGGGGCTGAGCCTCCCGCGGGTTCCAAACCCCCTCTCAAAAAAAATTTATTATTTTATTTATTATTATTTTTTTTGGAATTAATGAAATGCTTCATTAATGGTTCCCCCAAAGGGTTAAACCCAAAAGGAAGAGCCCAAACAACATAATTTATTAAATCACAGTGTACATTAGTATTACGAACATATATATATGGCTTAAAAAGAAACAAAGATGGTCCTTTAGCTTATCGAAAAAAAAAAACAGAGATGGTCCTTATATGGTAGATGTTTCTGCCGTATATTACTTTACTGCATTTTCATTTCCCTGCGTCTGTCACAGCTGGGAGGTTTTTGTCCTTAATTAACTCCTTATCGATCTCACCACAACCTACAATAACTACCGGCACCATTGGTCTTCCGAGATAAGTTGGGACGCTCTCCATCTCATGAAGTATGTCCATCCCGTTCACAACCTTGCCGAAAACAACATGTTTCCTGAAAGTATAAACACGTACGGTGAACCAATAAGTCTGTATTTCTATATATGTGACCCGTTTTTGGTATAGGGGTGATGAAAAACTGTAAACATTACCCGTCGAGCTGAGGCAAACATGAGAAAGTGATGAAAAACTGTGATCCAATTGTCAATATGCCTTCATGGTTTGCCATCGATAGTAAATAGGGTTCGTCATGCTTCCCTATGTTCTCAACAGGATCAGTAACCGGAAAACATTTATTGTCACTAGATTTTACAGCAAACTGTCCACCGGTTCCTGCAAAAGTTCATCGTTACAAGTGCAGGAATGAACGAGTTCTTCCTCAAAAAAATTAAAGTGCAGGAATGAGTTCATACTTTTAAAAAGAAAAATCAAGTTATATACAAGTTAAGAATCATACCATCGCCGGTTGTAAAGTCACCACCCTGTGTAGAGTAGAGTCGACAGAGAAAAGAGTAAAGAGTTAAATATCATGCATGTAATCAAAATAAAATAAAATAAAAAATCGTGGCAAAGAAGAGGACATACTTGGGCTTGAAGTCCTTTGTTTATGAGATGAAATTTGGATCCTTTATATTGGAGGAGTTGCGGCGATTCTCCGGAACTTCCGGGTCTCTGGTAACCTAAATATAAAATATTTTATATATATATATATATATATATATATATATATATATATATATAATCATTAAATCTCATTCGCAAGAAGGGATATTTTCACATATATAATCAAAATTACCTTTACAAAGATTTCTAAAATTTTTGGCCGTACTTGGAACCTGGTCATCAAACAGCTGCACAATGTGAAAAGGTTAAACTTGTACGTTGCCTCAAAAAAACAAATTCTTTTCAGATTTTTCATTACCTTGATTTCAATTTGTCCTTTCTTCACGCTATCAATTTCTATCTCCAAGTAGACCAGAGGTTTCTCCTAAAACGAATGTAACGCAATGTTGGTTAAGAAACATACTTAGGTAATATAGCTCCCGAAAATAACAGAATTTTTTTACCTCGTTGGTGCCTTTATTCTTCTTCTTGGCCATGGTGACCAACACACTGACCCCAAGTCACGAGTTTATTGCAAAGTGCCCAGAATTATGTAAATCCAATATGGCTAGTCTACCTTATCTCACAATTCACTTTATCACAACTGTATTCTTGTATTTTGCACTACAAGAATGTTAGACAATAGTAATGTCGTACACCTTAACACACAAGACACAATTAACTTTTGATCTTTGATTCACGACGTTGTGCTAATATATATAGCAACGACGAACTTATTCCTACTTCCCACTTACTTGACATCATAAGGAAAATTTTGCTTTAGCAGTAAAAAAGATTCCATAATTCGGGAAAGTTAATATACAAAACTATTAGAATATCTCACTTACTTTCTAACAAAGAGTTTTTTTTCACCAACGGTCTCTCAACTCTGGTGCACCTACCAATGTGATACCTCAACTCTCATTCATACTATTGTAGTACCCAAACTTTATATTTGCCATCATTGACGTACTTACATCAGATTTTTGTAACATCTCAGTTATTGGTGTGACATGGCAACATCATGGGGCCCAAAATAAGGGGCAAACATGAACTGTTACAAACAAACCTAATTTGATCAAAAGAGAAAATTACATATAAGGAGCTGATTAATTATTTTTTTTGAAAAGAGGAACTGGCTAAATTTAAAAACACAAAAAACTAACATTCAATATTTTTTTATACAAATTAGGACATGAACCCAAACCCAACACTAATAATAGCAGACCTGACCCGAATTGTAGATATGAAATGACTAAAATGCCCAACTCTAAATTAAAAGGCACACACCTCGTCCTTTATCTTCTTCTATCACCTATCACCTATCACCACAGATTTGTTCCTCTCTCTCTCTCNNNNNNNNNNNNNNNNNNNNNNNNNNNNNNNNNNNNNNNNNNNNNNNNNNNNNNNNNNNNNNNNNNNNNNNNNNNNNNNNNNNNNNNNNNNNNNNNNNNNNNNNNNNNNNNNNNNNNNNNNNNNNNNNNNNNNNNNNNNNNNNNNNNCGACGGCTCCACCAATCCCTTTCGGTTTCATTGTACATATTCCTCGGTCATCCACTGCGGTCAAAATCCAATCTGCTACTAAAGCTACTTGATCTGAGGCCAACGACATGAGCAATCAACATTGTCAAGGAGGAAGATGAGTTGATTCTTGTTCAAAGAATATCAATTCAATTGTCGCTGAATCTTGGGGGCTCAGATTTGGGTATATGATTGGGTTGAGCTTCTGAGTAGCAGTGGGAGGTTGAGGTCGGACGAAGACAATGCCTTGAAAGTTGAGCTATATTATTGGGTTGAGGTAATGCATTGAAATGGACTATACTGGTTGAGGCAGTAGCAGTGGGTTGAGTAGCAGAGTGGGATGAGTAGCAAACGTAGGCAGTAGAAGGCAGATTAGTAGTAGAAGTCGGCATTAGCGGTTAGATTCGCGGTAGTAGTAGTCATTTCGTCATCAGTAGTAGAAAATTTCTAATAGCGACAGTAGCAGGCTAGTAGCTTTATGAAGGTTTCCTATCGCGACAGTAGCAGCTTTGTTTGATCCCGGTGAATTGCCTGAACAAAAATTGTAATAGCACCTTTTTATCGAGTGCCACTGTGCTACTGCACCCAATGTGCTATTGTGTTATTCGGTAGTGTGCTACTGTGCTACTCGTCGACAGTAGCAGTTAATATGTAGTGAAGGGTATTCTGGTAAAATTGTAGCGACAGATGACATGTAGATATTAGTTTGTCCTAATTTGTTAATATTTGTCCATATGTAAGATATTGTGTAAAGAATGTATTTATAAACTAAATTTGGTTAGTAACTTTATAGTAATTTACTATGGTGAAAATCGGTGTATGTCTTCCAAAAGCCAAAAGCCAAAAGCCGACTCTCTATCTCATGATTCTCATCTATGTCGACTCTATCTCAAAAGTGAGAAGATTTCATCTTTCTTCACCTCGATCAATCTTTTACTTGAAGAAGATTCAACAAGTGAAAATCAGTAGACGGCTCGATTCAAATCTCTAACAGTAGAGAGTATCTTTGATGGCGAAGATGTGGATTGTGGAGGATGTTTCAGGAATCTGGTCAGCCACCAAAAAGTAAGTCGTCTTTACTAGTCGAGTGAAACGAGAATCCCACAAAATCACACATGACTGAACAAAAGAGAACGATTTTTTTTTTGGCTTTAAACCTGGGTTTT of the Fragaria vesca subsp. vesca linkage group LG6, FraVesHawaii_1.0, whole genome shotgun sequence genome contains:
- the LOC101292623 gene encoding peptidyl-prolyl cis-trans isomerase D-like encodes the protein MAKKKNKGTNEEKPLVYLEIEIDSVKKGQIEIKLFDDQVPSTAKNFRNLCKGTGGQFAVKSSDNKCFPVTDPVENIGKHDEPYLLSMANHEGILTIGSQFFITFSCLPQLDGKHVVFGKVVNGMDILHEMESVPTYLGRPMVPVVIVGCGEIDKELIKDKNLPAVTDAGK